CCCACGAGTAGGGAGCCGCACCGGCGACTACCAGCGCGCTTCCCGCGGAAAGGCCGATACATGATCCGTGTAACTGTTGACAGCATCCGCGTCAGCTTGCTTACGCAGCATCGCGTTGTAGTGCTACGAGAAACCGAGAGTAGAAAATATATCCCGATCTGGATCGGGGCTTTCGAGGCCGATGCCATCGCACTCGCGCTCCAGGGGCACGAGCCGCAACGGCCAATGACCCACGATCTGCTCAAGGCTGTATTTGGCGATCTCGGCGCCGCAGTCAGCCATATTGTTGTCAATGATATCCACGATAGCACCTTCTATGCCCGCATCGTCGCCGAGCAGGGCAGCCATACGATCGAGATCGATGCACGCCCTAGCGACGCAATTGCGCTGGCTGTGCGCACCGATGTGCCGATCTATGTCGAACAGCATGTGCTCGACCAGGCCGGCGTGCCGCTCGACGAGGAAGAGAGCGCGAACGACGATGAGGCCACGCCAACCGATGAGCCGGAAAAAGAGTCGAATGACGAGGGGCTGACTCTATTCCGCGATTTCATCAATACGCTTGATCTCGATGAGGAAGATGGCCGTAAAGATA
The sequence above is drawn from the Candidatus Kouleothrix ribensis genome and encodes:
- a CDS encoding bifunctional nuclease family protein, which encodes MIRVTVDSIRVSLLTQHRVVVLRETESRKYIPIWIGAFEADAIALALQGHEPQRPMTHDLLKAVFGDLGAAVSHIVVNDIHDSTFYARIVAEQGSHTIEIDARPSDAIALAVRTDVPIYVEQHVLDQAGVPLDEEESANDDEATPTDEPEKESNDEGLTLFRDFINTLDLDEEDGRKDKK